The DNA segment GTAGGGAGAGTTTTTCTGTTGTGGTAACAAATCCACCGTATATGATGATAAATGAAGGCAAAATCAGCCCTAATCCGAGCATAGCCGTTGCCAGACATGAAGTTGCTGCTACACTGGAGGATGTGGCAAAGGTTTCGTGGCAGTTATTGAGCTTTGGCGGTTGCTTCTATATGGTATATCGAACCGTAAGGCTTGTAGATGTTATATATAAAATGAGATCATTAGGCCTTGAACCTAAAATCCTGCGTTTTATCCATCCAAAAGCCCAAGCCGGTCCGAACTTGTTTTTGATGATGGCAAAAAAGGGTGCCTCAGGCGGCATAAAAATACTTCCGCCTCTCGTGGTTTACAACAGTGACGGAAGCTATACCGATGAGATAAAACAAATATATTTTGGAAAACGACCGGAGGTTTAAGATGAGTAAGCCGGGTATTTTATATCTGTGTCCTACACCAATAGGAAATCTGGAAGATATCACGCTGAGAGCTTTAAAAATATTAAAAGAAGTAG comes from the Tepidanaerobacter acetatoxydans Re1 genome and includes:
- a CDS encoding tRNA1(Val) (adenine(37)-N6)-methyltransferase, translating into MDKFLKYPNEQIDDLLCDGLKIIQKQDSYKFAIDSVLLANFIKADKNDRVIDIGTGSGVIALLLSAKTDAKEIVGIEIVGEAFDRAVRNVKMNRLEERVKIVHGDLKEAVKIFGRESFSVVVTNPPYMMINEGKISPNPSIAVARHEVAATLEDVAKVSWQLLSFGGCFYMVYRTVRLVDVIYKMRSLGLEPKILRFIHPKAQAGPNLFLMMAKKGASGGIKILPPLVVYNSDGSYTDEIKQIYFGKRPEV